One Suricata suricatta isolate VVHF042 chromosome X, meerkat_22Aug2017_6uvM2_HiC, whole genome shotgun sequence genomic region harbors:
- the LOC115283739 gene encoding cytochrome c oxidase subunit 7B, mitochondrial, whose protein sequence is MFPMARNALSRLRVQSIQQTIARQSHQKRTPDFHDKYGNAVLASGATFCVAVWAYTATQIGIEWNLSPVGRVTPKEWRDQ, encoded by the exons ATGTTTCCCATGGCCAGAAACGCTCTAAGTCGTCTCCGAG ttcaaAGCATTCAGCAAACAATTGCAAGGCAAAGCCATCAGAAACGGACACCTGATTTCCATGACAAATATGGTAATGCTGTATTAGCTAGTGGAGCCACCTTCTGTGTTGCTGTATGGGCTTAT ACAGCAACACAAATTGGAATAGAATGGAACCTGTCCCCTGTTGGCAGAGTCACCCCAAAGGAATGGAGAGATCAGTAA